Proteins encoded together in one Carya illinoinensis cultivar Pawnee chromosome 3, C.illinoinensisPawnee_v1, whole genome shotgun sequence window:
- the LOC122302203 gene encoding WD repeat-containing protein LWD1 — MGASSDPNQDGSDEQQKRSEIYTYEAPWHIYAMNWSVRRDKKYRLAIASLLEQYPNRVEIVQLDDSNGEIRSDPNLSFEHPYPPTKTIFIPDKECQKPDLLATSSDFLRVWRISDDHRVELKSLLNGNKNSDFCGPLTSFDWNDAEPKRIGTSSIDTTCTIWDIDREIVDTQLIAHDKEVYDIAWGGVSVFASVSADGSVRVFDLRDKEHSTIIYESSEPDTPLVRLGWNKQDPRYMATIIMDSSKVVVLDIRYPTLPVVELQRHQASVNAIAWAPHSSCHICTAGDDSQALIWDLSSMGQPVEGGLDPILAYTAGAEIEQLQWSSSQPDWVAIAFSTKLQILRV, encoded by the coding sequence ATGGGGGCGAGCAGCGATCCGAATCAGGACGGTTCGGACGAGCAGCAGAAGCGGTCGGAGATATACACGTACGAGGCACCGTGGCACATCTACGCCATGAACTGGAGTGTCCGCCGCGACAAGAAGTACCGACTGGCTATAGCCAGCCTCCTGGAACAGTACCCAAACCGCGTGGAGATCGTTCAGCTGGACGACTCCAACGGGGAGATCCGCTCCGATCCAAACCTCTCCTTTGAGCATCCCTACCCTCCCACCAAGACCATCTTTATCCCGGACAAGGAGTGCCAGAAACCCGACCTTCTCGCAACCTCCAGCGATTTCCTCCGCGTGTGGCGGATCTCCGACGACCACCGCGTTGAGCTTAAGAGCCTCCTCAACGGAAACAAGAACAGCGACTTCTGCGGTCCCCTCACTTCCTTCGACTGGAACGACGCCGAGCCCAAGCGCATCGGCACCTCTAGCATCGATACCACCTGCACCATCTGGGACATAGATCGCGAAATCGTCGACACCCAGCTCATCGCTCACGACAAGGAGGTATACGACATCGCCTGGGGCGGAGTCAGTGTCTTTGCATCCGTCTCCGCAGACGGCTCGGTCCGCGTCTTCGATCTTCGTGACAAGGAGCACTCCACCATCATCTACGAGAGCTCAGAGCCTGACACCCCCTTGGTCCGCCTCGGCTGGAACAAGCAGGACCCCAGGTATATGGCCACAATCATCATGGACAGCTCTAAAGTCGTCGTCCTTGACATCCGCTACCCCACACTACCTGTCGTTGAATTGCAGAGGCATCAGGCTTCCGTCAATGCTATTGCCTGGGCTCCCCACAGTTCCTGCCACATCTGCACGGCCGGGGATGATTCCCAGGCCCTGATTTGGGACTTGTCCTCCATGGGCCAACCTGTCGAGGGTGGCCTGGATCCTATTCTCGCGTACACGGCCGGGGCGGAGATCGAGCAGCTGCAGTGGTCCTCGTCCCAGCCCGATTGGGTTGCCATTGCTTTCTCCACCAAGCTTCAGATACTTAGGGTATGA